One region of Daphnia pulicaria isolate SC F1-1A chromosome 7, SC_F0-13Bv2, whole genome shotgun sequence genomic DNA includes:
- the LOC124348456 gene encoding uncharacterized protein LOC124348456 yields the protein MTHHDRRNPQGDNRRQFNFYTEEKALKAVIFVYVPCLQVIPDVSAPRQQCLDSGLLKGKTPSWLHTTRQQQIRQTRQQSIHNRHNCQLCLFILENPTSAIVRNLTAGSIVKMEIYVSQFSSQKNK from the exons ATGACACATCACGACAGACGAAATCCTCAAGGTGATAATAGACGCCAGTTCAACTTCTACACTGAGGAAAAGGCACTCAAGGCGGTGATATTCGTTTATGTACCTTGTCTGCAAGTGATTCCCGACGTTTCAGCACCTAGGCAACAGTGCTTGGACAGTGGATTGCTGAAAGGAAAAACACCTAGTTG GTTACATACTACAAGGCAACAGCAAAT caGACAAACGAGACAGCAATCAATTCACAACCGTCACAACTGTCAACTGTGTTTATTTATCCTAGAGAATCCAACAAGTGCGATCGTACGTAATCTAACAGCAGGATCCATTgttaaaatggaaatttacgTGTCGCAGTTCAGTAgccaaaagaataaataa
- the LOC124349989 gene encoding uncharacterized protein LOC124349989, with translation MQPSIEDESSSSGLLPLDGPSLVPPVMSSSLPAMLYSCDISSFLSVLQSWPTPSTVPQLEAGTPPNVLQLPDSNRYTPPLPSGRPGQVFHDEYLSPANGYGDVDVITSDNIQPHGTYGDTFELVVTAAQNFGGSSPPVNNGRPYVIPVDIDNVHGGLQSPASVESDEYVSIDGRKTYFNLFPTETVDGNEPMVQATAMPKPAPMSHWIRLRLNGEPC, from the exons ATGCAACCGTCCATCGAGGACGAAAGCTCGTCGAGCGGCCTTTTGCCGTTGGATGGCCCGTCTCTTGTTCCGCCAGTGATGTCTTCATCATTGCCTGCGATGCTTTACTCCTGTGATATCTCCTCCTTTTTGTCCGTCCTTCAAAGCTGGCCTACGCCGTCCACTGTGCCTCAATTGGAGGCCGGCACTCCTCCTAATGTCCTTCAACTGCCCGACAGTAACAGATACACGCCCCCACTGCCGTCTGGCCGTCCGGGTCAAGTCTTCCACGACGAATATTTGTCTCCGGCCAACGGTTACGGCGACGTTGACGTCATCACCAGCGACAACATTCAACCGCACGGAACCTACGGCGATACCTTCGAACTGGTCGTCACCGCTGCCCAGAATTTCGGCGGATCCTCGCCGCCCGTCAACAACGGAAGGCCTTACGTCATTCCGGTTGACATCGACAATGTTCACGGAGGCCTACAATCACCTGCTTCGGTGGAATCCGATGAATACGTTTCGATTGACGGCCGCAAAACATACTTTAATCTCTTTCCAACGGAAACAGTCGACGGGAACGAACCGATGGTCCAAGCGACCGCCATGCCAAAACCAGCACCG ATGAGCCATTGGATACGGTTACGCTTAAACGGAGAGCCCTGTTGA
- the LOC124348455 gene encoding uncharacterized protein LOC124348455: MESTGWKLKPFVQHKPTESCPVQIPLERMPGDRRICTDPRVQVKPSDVTVEESSRHSSTERRVMFRGSREKFLTMNNERLPLDPRVRQQTPREVRVEDSRCANKRVQFRDPLEEFETNQLHVNYFPKIFTKSILLEMFQETKML, translated from the exons ATGGAAAGTACCGGTTGGAAATTGAAGCCGTTTGTGCAGCACAAACCAACAGAAAGTTGCCCTGTACAGATTCCACTGGAAAGGATGCCTGGTGATCGAAGAATATGCACTGATCCCAGAGTGCAAGTGAAACCTTCTGAT GTAACCGTTGAAGAAAGTAGCAGGCATTCAAGTACTGAAAGGAGAGTTATGTTCAGAGGCTCACGAGAGAAATTCTTAACCATGAACAACGAAAGGCTGCCATTGGATCCGAGAGTGCGCCAGCAAACACCGAGagaa GTACGCGTTGAAGACAGCCGATGTGCTAATAAGAGAGTTCAGTTCAGAGATCCACTAGAGGAATTCGAAACCAAC CAACTTCACGTGAATTATTTTCCGAAGATTTTCACCAAGAGTATTCTGTTGGAAATGTTTCAAGA AACAAAGATGCTCTAA